The sequence below is a genomic window from Providencia rettgeri.
AGCTATTAAATTGGTGACTAAATCATTATACGTTTGGCTATCTAAGAAGTTTGTTAAAGAAATATGCATTGCATTTGGTGCAAATGACTGTGCCCTTTGTGTTAGGTCTCTATGAGTAATGACAATATCAACGTTATCTGGCAGGTCGTTAATTGCCATATTAGTGACGGTAATATCGATTAACCCTGCATCTCGCACTTTTTTGGCTAATACCCCAGCCCCCATTGCACTTGACCCCATGCCTGCATCACAAGCAACAATAATGCTGCGCACTTGAGCTAAATTGATAGAGGTATCTTTATTGATTGAGCTTGTTGCTGATGACTTTGATTGCGTTTTCATATTGCGCATTTTTTTCGTCGCACTTTCGAGCTCATCATCATCGCCAATTCGTGTTCGTTTTAATAAAAGTACTGAAACGATAAAAGAAACAACTGTAGCACTGGTGACTGATAAAATAACGCCAATAAGTGATGATTTAGGGGTCATCAGTAGAACTGCAAATATTGAACCCGGTGATGCTGGGGAGACTAACCCTGCATGAAAAAGGTTCATAACAAACACTCCTGTCATCCCGCCCAGAATAACAGCAAGAATTAACCGAGGGTTCATTAAGACATAGGGGAAATAAATCTCATGAATCCCACCAAAAAAGTGAATAATTGCGGCCCCTGGTGCAGATTGCTTGGCATTACCTTTACCAAAAAACATATAAGCGAGTAAAACGCCTAAACCTGGTCCGGGGTTTGCTTCAATTAAGAAAAAGATGGAGGAACCTGTTTCAGATGCTTGCTGAATACCTAACGGTGAAAAAATACCGTGATTAATAGCATTATTGAGAAATAAGATTTTTGCAGGTTCAACAAAAATAGACGTGAGTGGAAGTAAGTTATTCTCCACCATCACGTTCACACCAGCCGCTAATATTTTGGATAACCCTGCAACAAGAGGACCGATCGCTAAATAAGCCAAAATAGCTAATAACATGCCGATAATGCCGGATGAAAAATTATTCACCAACATTTCAAAACCTGTTTTAACCTTGCCTTCAATCCACAAATCAAAACGTTTTATTGCATATCCGCCTAATGGGCCAGCAATCATTGCCCCCATAAACATCGGCATGTCAGCACCAACAATGACTCCCATTGTTGTTATTGCACCAACTATTCCACCCCGCTCTCC
It includes:
- a CDS encoding PTS mannitol transporter subunit IICBA is translated as MVTSNIKLKVQNFGRFLSNMVMPNIGAFIAWGLITALFIPTGWWPNETLAQLVGPMITYLLPLLIGYTGGRLVGGERGGIVGAITTMGVIVGADMPMFMGAMIAGPLGGYAIKRFDLWIEGKVKTGFEMLVNNFSSGIIGMLLAILAYLAIGPLVAGLSKILAAGVNVMVENNLLPLTSIFVEPAKILFLNNAINHGIFSPLGIQQASETGSSIFFLIEANPGPGLGVLLAYMFFGKGNAKQSAPGAAIIHFFGGIHEIYFPYVLMNPRLILAVILGGMTGVFVMNLFHAGLVSPASPGSIFAVLLMTPKSSLIGVILSVTSATVVSFIVSVLLLKRTRIGDDDELESATKKMRNMKTQSKSSATSSINKDTSINLAQVRSIIVACDAGMGSSAMGAGVLAKKVRDAGLIDITVTNMAINDLPDNVDIVITHRDLTQRAQSFAPNAMHISLTNFLDSQTYNDLVTNLIAKKNPKAANDGRLVKQTIIAANDESYEMEDHDDAIFTLSAKHIHLNLSAQNKTQAIQFAGQKLVEGGYVEPDYIEAMLAREKLTSTYLGESIAVPHGTIEAKDRVLKTGIVICQYPEGVQFGEEPDEIARLVIGIAAQNNEHIEVITRITSALDEDGVIERLCETQDVQEVLEILASQSAA